CGCCGAATTATCGTTCAATGTGATAGGAAGAATAGTCTGCGGATTCCAATCAGGCCCTAAGACAGGTGAGCATTTGCCTAGAGTTTCTGtagaaaatgatggattttatatTATGAGATCATCAAAGACTATTCTGTATATCTTAATCAAGCATACATATCTTCTAACAGTGCACATGTATAAACAGGTGCTCCAAGCAGGGTGGAACAATTTAAAGAAGCAATTAATGAAGCATCTTATTTTATGTCGACATCTCCAGTGTCAGATAATGTTCCAATGCTAGGGTGGATTGACCAATTGACAGGTCTTACGAGAAATATGAAGCACTGCGGAAAGAAATTAGACTTGGTGGTCGAGAGCATAATTAATGATCATCGTCAAAAGAGACGATTCTCTAGAACTAAAGGAGGAGATGAGAAGGACGATGAACAAGATGACTTCATCGACATTTGTTTGTCAATAATGGAGCAACCACAGCTTCCTGGCAACAATAATCCTTCTCAGATACCTATCAAATCTATTGTCCTGGTATGTAATATTGATCCGTAGTATGATGACCAAACAAAAGGCTGGAGCATTAATTGTATTCCAGCGATTAATTGGTTGCGGTAGCTCATAGAgtgcagaaacatgattttgttttgattggtaTTATTGTATAAATGCAGGACATGATAGGTGGGGGCACTGACACCACAAAACTGACCACCATCTGGACCCTTTCCTTGCTGCTGAACAACCCCCATGTGTTGGACAAGGCAAAACAAGAAGTGGATGCACACTTTCGAACCAAAAGGAGATCAACAAATGATGCAGCAGCAGCCGTGGTGGATTTTGATGATATTCGTAACCTTGTCTACATCCAGGCAATCATCAAAGAATCAATGCGGTTGTATCCAGCCAGCCCCGTGGTGGAGCGACTGAGCGGCGAAGATTGTGTGGTCGGTGGGTTTCATGTACCAGCAGGGACGAGATTATGGGCTAACGTATGGAAGATGCAACGAGACCCTAAAGTATGGGATGATCCATTGGTGTTTCGACCAGACAGATTTTTGAGCGATGAACAGAAGATGGTTGATGTAAGGGGTCAAAATTATGAGCTGTTACCATTTGGAGCCGGTCGACGTGTATGTCCAGGTGTATCCTTCTCTTTGGATCTAATGCAACTGGTACTGACTCGTCTTATTCTCGAGTTTGAAATGAAGTCTCCTAGCGGGAAAGTGGACATGACAGCAACACCAGGATTAATGAGTTACAAGGTGATCCCCCTTGACATTCTGCTCACCCATCGTCGCATAAAGCCGTGTGTGCAGTCAGCAGCCTCTGAGAGAGACATGGAGAGTAGTGGTGTACCAGTAATCACTCTGGGCTCGGGCAAGGTGATGCCTGTTCTGGGCATGGGAACATTTGAGAAAGTTGGTAAAGGGTCCGAAAGAGAGAGGTTGGCGATTTTAAAAGCGATAGAGGTGGGTTACAGATACTTCGATACAGCTGCTGCATACGAAACTGAAGAGGTTCTTGGAGAAGCTATTGCTGAAGCACTTCAACTTGGCCTAGTCAAATCTCGAGATGAACTTTTCATCAGTTCCATGCTCTGGTGCACTGATGCTCACGCTGATCGTGTCCTCCTCGCTCTTCAGAATTCGCTGAGGTAAATTTTTTGATGCAAAttaagcttatatatatatatatgtgcaaAGCCTTTGCACATACCAGTAGGTACACTTAAAACATCTATCATATTTTAGATAAATGAAATTGTTTTGTGTGATGATATAGGAATCTTAAATTGGAGTATGTGGATCTATATATGTTACCCTTCCCGGCAAGCTTGAAGCCTGGGAAGATAACGATGGACATACCAGAGGAAGATATTTGTCGCATGGACTACAGGTCTGTATGGGCAGCCATggaagagtgtcaaaaccttggCTTCACTAAATCAATCGGTGTTAGCAATTTCTCCTGCAAAAAGCTTCAGGAATTGATGGCGACCGCCAACATCCCTCCAGCTGTGAATCAAGTGAGTACTCTTACTTGAAAGTTTTGATAAAACATCGGAAGACTTCTAATGCTTATTAAATTTCTAACATTATGCATAAAACTACTGCTCTTTATAATGTTGATTAAGGTGGAGATGAGCCCGGCTTTCCAACAAAAGAAGCTGAGAGAGTATTGCAACGCAAATAATATATTAGTCAGTGCAATCTCTGTACTGGGATCAAACGGAACCCCATGGGGCTCCAATGCAGTTTTGGGTTCTGAGGTGCTTAAGAAAATTGCTATGGCCAAAGGAAAATCTGTTGCTCAGGTTGGTCAAATTCTCTGCATATGCCATAGTGTAGTCTTTGTTCTTTGGCATCGTATTTGCATCGCattgtattccttccttgtacggAATGTAACTTACATTTGTATTACTTACTGATCAGGTTAGTATGAGATGGGTTTACGAGCAAGGCGCGAGTCTTGTGGTAAAAAGTTTCAGTGAAGAGAGATTGAGGGAAAACTTGAACATATTTGACTGGGAACTCACTAAGGAAGACCATGAAAAGATCGGTGAGATTCCACAGTGCAGAATCTTGAGTGCTTATTTTTTGGTCTCACCTAATGGACCTTTCAAATCTCAAGAAGAGTTGTGGGATGATGAAGcttgaaacatcgatcatttaaCTCTAGACATGCATTTATAAGAGAAGCTTCCCCTGCTGTGTGCTCAATCTTGATTTATTTTATCAAATTACATCTTGCTATAAGGGAGTCACAGATCTCATTCCCTTCCTATATGTTTGAATAAATTTGTCGTGAATGATGTAGCTAAAGAAATATATGTAGTAAGTTTATTTCCTAAGcttgttttcctttacaaaaaCTAGATGGGAGTCAGAGGTAAATAATGGTGAGCACGTGTACTCTTCAGCAACAATAGTGCGATTAGGCACAATGTATATACCTTAGCAGAAAACACTATTCCAGACACAAAGAAATATACGGCAGCTGatgtggaaaaaaaataaaataaatacaaaaccttCTGCGAAACCAgatgtattatttattttatttttattttttcgacTTAAAAGGTTAAACTTCACCCAGAAATGCTTCTATTTCAATAACAAAATCATCTGGCTTCATCCGAGCCAGCTGTAATACAGATTGTAGAGAAGGGCGGTAAAATACAACCCCTTTAATGCTCGGGGATTTCCCCTTCAGATCTCAAAGGAGATTCCCAATAGATAGAAGGAAGGTTCAAGATGGAGATAATGTAGTTAAGGATGGTAGCTCCAAGAGTTCTGTTCCAGATGCTAACGCAGTTGACAATTGGAATGTTGTTAAAAACAGCAACAACAAGGTTGCTAGGAGCAGTGACACTTCTGTCAAGGTGAGTGCTAATCACTGGCGGAGCTGGAAAATATAGGTGGGTGGCTTGAAAACTAATTGGATTGGTGGGTAGTTTAAGCCACTGTTTTacgcataatttttttttagccaATCTTAATACCACTATAAAATGGGTGCGTTAATCATATACCCTTAGTTTTGACACCCAACAAATATAGCCTTATACAATAATAAATATACCCCATCATTTAAAAATCTTTTCCATTTGAAAATAGATTACCTAAATAACCTCACTTAATAAAAttgtttctttatttcaaaatacaattAATTTCTTTCTCTATCACCACATATCCACGACCGccgccaacattcaactacctttccaccaccaccacatatCCACCTCTACCGTCAACATTCAACTacctttccaccaccaccactcaacaaccaccacctactaACCACCTTTGCAGCCACcatcaccaccgccgccgccaccgccaccaccgccaccttcatttgtgtcaacaaccaaaagttgatccccaaaacgaaaatcaaaaagtaagaaaaaacatatatggtatcaacaaccgaagttgatacccagaacaaaaataaaaaaaaaaacaaatttaaaaaaaaaatgatgtcaacaattgaagttgatcccaaaaacaaaaatcagaaaatgaaaaaaaaaaatatggtgtcaacaaccaaagttgatccccaaATTAAAAAATGTTCACAATTATTTATGGTATCAACAATCAAAATTGATCCAAAAAAATATTtatggtatcaacaaccaaagttgaccgCAAAATCtggtatcaacaaccaaaattgaccCCAAAATttagtgtcaacaaccaaagttgatccaaaATTTAATGTACTAAAATTAGTGAACCtggcgtgaatcgaacacgcatctTCTGACCACAGTCAGTTGTGATACCATTACACCACAGATTCATCTTTAGAAATGCAATATAGTTTCCAAGGATCAAGAACTATGAGACCAACAACACGCATCTTTTGTACCTGCAATAAAGACTGAACAAATAAGAACCAAACAATAACAAGAGCTTACGATTCACAATTTCAAATAACTACTGTTTTCATGATAATTCCAACAGAATTGTGTCAATAGTCAGTTAAACATACCAAGAGCAAGCCACCTTCTCGCTTCATCAACAATATCAATAGCAAACCACCAACTCCGACTCCAACAGCACCACTACTACCGTCCAGCACTCCACATCTATCAACCACTCCACACCTATCAACCAAAACTTTTAAGTAATTTTCAGCAAGTTAAAATAATTTTCTTCAATCAAATAGGTCGACATTAATTCTCTCCAATCAAATAGTCTCCATGTCATCATTCAAGGTCTTTACACTCATATATGATTCACATTACCTTATTCTCATTGAAGGAACATGTTAAGATTGTACTAAGAAATGATACTTGTTGCATTAACAAGAACATCGTCACCACAAAGATGATCATCTAAGTAGTTCGTCACATTGTAGACCTGGTCCCAACAAACAAGATCAGTAAAAACAAGATATGGACCTGTCGGTTGCCTCTTGTCTTGTGTAACAGATAACAAAATTCAACATGGGGGTTGCAACCTATAAAATAGATAAAAAAGAAAACCCCAGCAGGTTTAATAAAACAAGTTCTTCATTTACAAATGAAATTGTACCTTTACCAACAAGATTTGTTTGTAGTAGCATCATTTGCATAACCATCTTGTTATGTTCAATACCCACAGAAACTTCAAAAATTCTATAAAAATACATCAAACAGGACTCCAAAATAGTGACAAGAAATATTATTTCAATGGCTTGCAAGTGAAATACTATCAAACAATCTTCCAAAATTGAATAGTGACGAGAAAGACCATTTATGTAGCTTGCAAGTGATAATACCAAGCAAACAACTAGCTACTGCCAACAATTGTACCACCACACCACCAACATCCATCAGATTCATAACCAAAAATATAATTTTATGTAAAAATCAGAAATGAACTAATTCAGTAAAATCTCCATTTCAAAGAAGTAATAAAATTCAAAAGATATCTCTCACTCTAAATTCCTAACACTGTACATAAAATTAACTTAATCAAACTATTAAAAATTGAAATCTGAGAGAAAAAGACTAACCTCCACTGGCAGATTCATGGTCCGGGAAAGCATTAGATAAAGCAATCTCAAGTGTGTCAGCAATACCATCTTCCTTGTATTATCACCGATTTTAGGTTTTTCAAGCCAAATACAGTTGAAATCAACATaaatctgattatttctgatgctCTAGATTAGGTTTTCAAATTAGTTTCTCGTTGATTCATCACTAGATTTAAATTTTGTAGTTGAATTAAGTAACAATCGATCCAAATCGATTGTttaggaggtggtggtgatgctgCTGGTGGTGGATTTGGTGGAAATATAGGAGGTGGTGCTGGAGCTGGTGGAGGGATTTTGTTTAATTGATTTTCGTAGTGGTGGAGATCGATATAATGGTGGTAAGTTAGGTTTGATCGATTCCTCATGGAAGGAAATGGTGATGGTTGTGGTGCTGGAGGCGTCGATTATGGTCGCGGCGGAGCTGGTGGTGGCTGCGATGGAGGTGGGTTCgat
This portion of the Papaver somniferum cultivar HN1 chromosome 11, ASM357369v1, whole genome shotgun sequence genome encodes:
- the LOC113322712 gene encoding bifunctional protein STORR yields the protein MELQYISYFQPTSSVVALLLALVSILSSVVVLRKTFLNNYSSSPASSTKTAVLSHQRQQSCALPISGLLHIFMNKNGLIHVTLGNMADKYGPIFSFPTGSHRTLVVSSWEMVKECFTGNNDTAFSNRPIPLAFKTIFYACGGIDSYGLSSVPYGKYWRELRKVCVHNLLSNQQLLKFRHLIISQVDTSFNKLYELCKNSEDNQGNYTTTTTAAGMVRIDDWLAELSFNVIGRIVCGFQSGPKTGAPSRVEQFKEAINEASYFMSTSPVSDNVPMLGWIDQLTGLTRNMKHCGKKLDLVVESIINDHRQKRRFSRTKGGDEKDDEQDDFIDICLSIMEQPQLPGNNNPSQIPIKSIVLDMIGGGTDTTKLTTIWTLSLLLNNPHVLDKAKQEVDAHFRTKRRSTNDAAAAVVDFDDIRNLVYIQAIIKESMRLYPASPVVERLSGEDCVVGGFHVPAGTRLWANVWKMQRDPKVWDDPLVFRPDRFLSDEQKMVDVRGQNYELLPFGAGRRVCPGVSFSLDLMQLVLTRLILEFEMKSPSGKVDMTATPGLMSYKVIPLDILLTHRRIKPCVQSAASERDMESSGVPVITLGSGKVMPVLGMGTFEKVGKGSERERLAILKAIEVGYRYFDTAAAYETEEVLGEAIAEALQLGLVKSRDELFISSMLWCTDAHADRVLLALQNSLRNLKLEYVDLYMLPFPASLKPGKITMDIPEEDICRMDYRSVWAAMEECQNLGFTKSIGVSNFSCKKLQELMATANIPPAVNQVEMSPAFQQKKLREYCNANNILVSAISVLGSNGTPWGSNAVLGSEVLKKIAMAKGKSVAQVSMRWVYEQGASLVVKSFSEERLRENLNIFDWELTKEDHEKIGEIPQCRILSAYFLVSPNGPFKSQEELWDDEA